A section of the Gloeobacter violaceus PCC 7421 genome encodes:
- a CDS encoding LysR family transcriptional regulator: MHGVTNGWGSGLDSRQLQYFLALNHCGSFRLAAEQCGVSQPGLSKQIMALEGELGGPLFDRTGRRASLTPLGECFLPYARRAYKELEQSRAAIGELLKPDRGEICIAGLHSVNAYLLPALLAVFRQKHPGTQLRLTSLGSERIIKVLLDRLVDAAILMGPVHSPELVSTPLYEEELVVLLPAHHPLARRPSVRLAEVAILPQVVFRDGYAMRTALVQHFRAIGATVDVAVELNTLEAFKEMVRQEVGVAILPLCAVQHLGTDLVIARLEEPSITRRVELVCRKDNYQVPVVAAFTRLVAEHLPTAFARWVHTGPEPWLREASYLAG, translated from the coding sequence ATGCACGGAGTGACTAACGGTTGGGGTTCCGGGTTGGATTCAAGGCAGCTGCAGTACTTTTTGGCATTGAATCATTGCGGCAGTTTCAGGCTTGCCGCCGAGCAGTGTGGCGTTTCCCAGCCAGGGCTCAGCAAGCAGATCATGGCTCTCGAAGGCGAGCTTGGGGGACCGTTGTTCGACCGTACCGGTCGGCGGGCATCCCTCACACCCTTGGGCGAATGCTTTTTGCCTTACGCCCGCCGCGCCTACAAAGAACTCGAACAGTCCCGTGCCGCCATCGGCGAGTTGTTGAAGCCCGATCGGGGCGAAATTTGCATCGCCGGGCTGCACTCGGTCAACGCCTATTTGCTGCCGGCGCTACTGGCGGTTTTTCGGCAGAAGCATCCCGGTACGCAGCTGCGCCTCACCTCGCTGGGTTCTGAGCGCATCATCAAGGTGCTGCTCGACCGGTTGGTGGATGCGGCCATTTTGATGGGGCCGGTCCATTCGCCGGAACTGGTGAGCACGCCGCTCTACGAAGAAGAGCTGGTTGTGCTGCTCCCGGCGCACCACCCGCTCGCGCGCCGTCCGAGCGTGCGGCTTGCGGAGGTGGCGATCCTGCCGCAGGTGGTCTTCCGCGACGGGTACGCCATGCGCACCGCCCTGGTGCAGCACTTTCGCGCCATCGGCGCCACGGTCGATGTGGCTGTCGAACTGAATACCCTCGAAGCGTTCAAAGAAATGGTCCGTCAGGAAGTGGGGGTGGCGATCCTGCCGCTGTGCGCCGTGCAGCACCTGGGGACGGATTTGGTCATCGCCCGCCTCGAGGAGCCCTCGATCACCCGGCGCGTCGAACTGGTCTGCCGCAAGGACAACTACCAGGTGCCCGTGGTGGCGGCCTTTACGCGCCTGGTGGCCGAGCACCTGCCCACCGCCTTCGCCCGCTGGGTCCACACCGGCCC